Proteins co-encoded in one Deltaproteobacteria bacterium genomic window:
- a CDS encoding tetratricopeptide repeat protein produces MSIIHDALKKVQGTPDTGLPEKTPSGRDKLGTTLKGSSILIAVAVTVGILALGVLAWRVGILSKGAATQDGTPTPRNIPSAMTTTVPTAKNAAPHPNPAIDRTKKLDMDAQRYLRIGDLSAAEKEYRQALALSGGNRAETANNLAVVLRKEGKLKEALSLYNRSLAENPRYAEALNNRAVVFRRMKRYQEAERDLEKALTLVPGYAVAQANLAIVLEAAGRKKAAVAAYRKYLGNPSRRPGLEEALIRRRVSLIEDEIAGLELRKGVGDSSGSVGR; encoded by the coding sequence ATGAGTATTATCCATGACGCGTTAAAGAAAGTTCAGGGGACACCGGACACCGGCCTGCCCGAGAAGACCCCGTCCGGAAGGGATAAGCTCGGGACAACCCTAAAAGGTTCCTCGATATTGATCGCCGTGGCGGTGACGGTGGGGATACTGGCGCTGGGAGTCCTGGCGTGGAGGGTGGGGATATTATCGAAGGGAGCGGCCACACAGGACGGCACCCCAACGCCTCGTAATATTCCTTCGGCAATGACGACAACAGTCCCGACGGCGAAAAATGCCGCTCCCCATCCAAATCCTGCGATTGACCGTACGAAAAAACTGGACATGGATGCTCAACGGTACCTTCGTATCGGGGATCTTTCCGCGGCGGAGAAGGAATACAGGCAGGCCCTCGCGCTGTCCGGGGGCAATCGTGCTGAAACAGCCAACAACCTGGCGGTTGTGCTCAGGAAGGAGGGGAAGCTCAAGGAGGCCCTCTCCTTATATAATCGCTCCCTTGCGGAGAATCCCCGCTACGCGGAAGCGCTGAATAACAGAGCTGTTGTGTTCCGTAGAATGAAGAGATACCAGGAGGCGGAGAGGGACCTGGAAAAGGCCCTGACCCTGGTCCCGGGATATGCGGTGGCGCAGGCAAACCTTGCTATTGTCCTCGAAGCTGCCGGACGGAAAAAGGCGGCGGTGGCAGCCTACCGGAAGTACCTTGGCAACCCCTCTCGCCGCCCGGGGCTGGAGGAGGCCCTGATCCGCAGAAGGGTCTCGCTTATCGAGGATGAGATAGCCGGTCTGGAGCTTCGGAAAGGTGTCGGAGA
- a CDS encoding type II secretion system protein: MKGFTLVEVLVTIGLLLTIALVVVFTLYSSSPNTQLRAAVEQVAGDVRLAQDLAISERARYSILFTAGSAAYALRKWDVGTSAWIAASGTQTPASLPDSTTVQSVVDLTAGTLIFDSMGAPYEGTGTGSPLVGSGAGGLDHIVISSGKIGRTGEVTITPGPGTVEVSW, from the coding sequence TTGAAAGGTTTCACTCTGGTGGAGGTGCTTGTGACTATCGGGCTTCTCCTTACCATAGCCCTGGTAGTTGTATTTACCTTATACTCCTCGTCTCCGAACACGCAGCTGAGGGCGGCGGTGGAGCAGGTTGCCGGCGATGTCCGCCTGGCCCAGGATCTGGCCATAAGCGAGCGGGCCCGCTACAGCATCCTGTTTACCGCCGGCTCCGCGGCCTATGCCCTGCGGAAGTGGGACGTGGGTACGTCCGCCTGGATCGCGGCGTCAGGTACCCAGACGCCCGCTTCCCTCCCCGATTCAACCACTGTCCAGTCGGTCGTCGATCTCACCGCCGGGACCCTTATCTTCGATTCCATGGGCGCCCCATACGAAGGGACCGGGACCGGATCTCCCCTCGTGGGCTCCGGGGCGGGAGGGCTGGACCATATCGTTATCTCCAGCGGGAAGATCGGGCGGACGGGCGAGGTGACGATCACTCCGGGGCCCGGAACGGTGGAGGTCAGCTGGTGA
- a CDS encoding AAA family ATPase: MYLKRFGLKEEPFKLTPDPRFFYRGEQHERALAELLYGVEQRKGFMVLTGEVGTGKTTVSRALLDSLGPEYETALVLNPRLTADELIRTVVQDFGVKNLPAGATKGELIAHLNRFLLKIALDERGAVLLVDESQELSGDLLEELRLLSNLETDREKLLQIILIGQPELVETLSSKELRQLRQRVAVWAHLGPLDPEETASYISRRLTVASGGQHLVHFTPKARKVLHRLSGGYPRTINLMADRALLGAFSKNTGRVNSGVVVKAGREVAGGQAAPVRGRRTAAAVVVIAAIVMVSLPSGTENLTRALGPSAFNGVVTESRAAVGGLPDLLSRYFILTGSDHLSREALLWRINGRTIQDLAFALRGIEARERYGMSMAEVSLDEDLWRLAGVVGIVPLRKTGGFGLIRPDDQAAGGWRILVPGERERSVDGVRGGGPPGMAKALVLYRPDPGLQLSLKRGDRGPAVRVLQAALVSLGMLARDQAIGTFGPKTEHAVATLQKRWGLGITGVLDDATGYYLSRFDGRGWGRQT; this comes from the coding sequence ATGTATTTAAAGAGATTCGGTCTGAAGGAGGAGCCCTTCAAGCTGACGCCGGACCCCAGGTTTTTCTACAGGGGAGAACAGCACGAGCGGGCCTTGGCGGAGCTTCTGTACGGCGTGGAGCAGAGGAAGGGCTTCATGGTCCTGACGGGGGAGGTCGGCACCGGCAAAACCACCGTCTCCAGGGCCCTTCTCGACTCCCTTGGCCCCGAATATGAGACAGCCCTTGTCCTCAATCCCCGTTTAACGGCCGACGAACTCATAAGGACGGTCGTCCAGGATTTCGGTGTAAAGAACCTGCCTGCCGGCGCCACGAAGGGTGAACTTATCGCGCATCTCAATCGGTTCCTTCTTAAAATCGCGCTTGATGAAAGAGGGGCCGTACTCCTGGTGGACGAGTCCCAGGAATTGTCCGGGGACCTTCTCGAGGAACTGCGACTCTTAAGCAATCTTGAGACGGACAGGGAGAAGCTCCTGCAGATCATCCTCATCGGTCAGCCCGAACTGGTGGAAACGCTGTCCTCAAAGGAACTGCGTCAACTGAGACAACGGGTTGCCGTATGGGCACATCTTGGCCCCCTTGACCCCGAGGAGACCGCATCCTACATCAGCAGGCGCCTCACCGTGGCCTCAGGTGGACAGCACCTCGTGCATTTTACTCCAAAGGCCCGCAAAGTCCTTCACCGACTCAGCGGCGGTTACCCCAGGACCATCAACCTGATGGCCGACCGGGCTCTGCTGGGTGCCTTTTCGAAGAATACGGGTCGGGTGAATTCGGGCGTGGTTGTCAAGGCCGGCCGGGAGGTGGCGGGGGGACAAGCCGCCCCGGTTCGAGGTCGCCGGACTGCGGCGGCCGTTGTGGTGATTGCCGCCATTGTAATGGTTTCCCTTCCGTCCGGGACAGAGAATCTGACCCGTGCTCTTGGTCCCAGTGCTTTCAATGGCGTCGTTACCGAAAGTCGCGCGGCTGTAGGGGGTCTTCCCGACCTGCTTTCCCGCTACTTCATCCTGACCGGGTCAGATCATTTAAGCAGGGAGGCACTGCTCTGGCGGATCAACGGGCGGACGATACAGGATCTTGCTTTCGCTTTGCGCGGCATTGAGGCCAGGGAGCGATATGGTATGTCAATGGCGGAGGTATCTCTCGATGAGGACCTCTGGAGGCTTGCCGGGGTTGTCGGGATTGTCCCTCTAAGGAAGACCGGCGGGTTTGGCCTGATCCGCCCTGACGATCAGGCGGCAGGCGGGTGGCGTATCCTCGTTCCCGGAGAACGTGAGCGCTCCGTGGATGGAGTTAGGGGTGGTGGGCCACCCGGGATGGCGAAGGCACTGGTGCTTTACCGGCCTGACCCGGGGCTGCAATTGTCGCTCAAACGGGGTGACCGCGGTCCCGCCGTTCGTGTCCTGCAAGCCGCCCTGGTTTCCCTGGGGATGCTTGCCCGGGATCAGGCGATCGGGACATTCGGACCGAAAACCGAACATGCCGTCGCAACCCTTCAGAAGCGTTGGGGCCTCGGGATCACCGGGGTACTGGATGACGCCACGGGATATTACCTCTCCCGATTTGACGGTAGGGGATGGGGAAGACAAACATGA
- a CDS encoding type II secretion system protein translates to MRAGSCREMAFVNSGMDLDFRRSGGFTLVEMILSLTILAVAIPVLVSLFSGGLRQPQWAREQTQALFLAQGLMEEIVTHKWDEAATPPGHTNVPSTIGLDAGEVIGDRSTYDDIDDYDGLLDNPMHDAKGTTLTGFAGFWSQTHVDYVASDKATPDFDTALGKGAGTDFKRVNVTVNWPDGNVTLTAMRGNF, encoded by the coding sequence ATGAGAGCTGGTAGCTGCCGGGAAATGGCTTTTGTGAACTCCGGGATGGATCTGGATTTCCGAAGGAGTGGGGGGTTCACCCTTGTGGAGATGATCCTCTCCCTCACCATTCTGGCGGTGGCCATCCCGGTTCTGGTGAGCCTTTTTTCGGGTGGACTCAGACAGCCCCAGTGGGCCAGGGAACAGACCCAGGCGCTGTTTCTCGCCCAGGGGCTGATGGAGGAGATTGTCACCCACAAGTGGGACGAGGCGGCGACCCCTCCCGGGCACACCAATGTTCCAAGTACCATCGGTCTTGACGCGGGGGAGGTGATCGGAGACAGATCGACCTACGACGATATTGACGATTACGATGGGCTTTTGGACAACCCCATGCATGATGCCAAGGGGACGACTCTGACGGGGTTTGCCGGATTCTGGTCCCAGACCCATGTGGACTATGTGGCGTCCGACAAAGCAACCCCGGACTTCGATACCGCCCTCGGCAAGGGGGCCGGGACCGACTTTAAACGGGTGAACGTAACGGTAAACTGGCCCGATGGAAACGTTACCCTTACCGCGATGAGGGGAAATTTCTGA